Proteins co-encoded in one Cytobacillus sp. NJ13 genomic window:
- a CDS encoding alpha-glucosidase, with amino-acid sequence MKKQWWKESVVYQIYPRSFMDSNGDGIGDLQGIISRLDYLKELGIDVVWLSPVYKSPNDDNGYDISDYQDIMSELGTMEDWEELLGEMHKREIKLIMDLVVNHSSDEHIWFAESRKSKDNPYRDYYIWREGRNRKEPNNWGSNFGGSAWELDDKTGEYYLHLFSKKQPDLNWDNPELRNEIYNMMTWWLEKGIDGFRMDVVNFISKVEGLPNDEPKPGKKYASGSKYYRNGPRIHEYLREMNEKALSKYDVMTVGEMPGVTPEWARQYTGESRNELNMVFQFEHVSLDNGPNGKWDLKSLDLYDLKTNLTKWQNELDEVGWNSLYFNNHDQPRSVSRFGNEGEHREKSAKMLATLLHMMKGTPYVYQGEEIGMTNVRFSSIEEYRDIETLNFYKDALNDGWTEDKALESIYAKGRDNARTPMQWDSSEHGGFTAGTPWIKVNPNYNDINVEKAMKDPDSVFHYYKKLIELRKKNEIIVYGKYNLILDHHPEVYTYTRTLGNQILLVLCNFYGGNPEVELPANIQKKKFETLIGNYQDIQVSGTIKLRPYEAQVLLFNS; translated from the coding sequence ATGAAGAAGCAATGGTGGAAAGAAAGTGTAGTTTACCAAATATACCCGCGGAGCTTCATGGATAGCAATGGAGATGGAATAGGAGATTTGCAGGGAATCATCTCCAGGCTGGATTATTTGAAAGAGCTTGGAATTGATGTGGTCTGGCTTTCACCGGTTTATAAATCGCCAAATGATGATAATGGCTATGATATCAGCGATTATCAGGATATTATGAGTGAGTTAGGAACAATGGAAGATTGGGAAGAACTTCTCGGAGAGATGCATAAGAGAGAGATTAAACTCATTATGGACCTGGTGGTAAACCATAGTTCTGACGAACATATCTGGTTTGCAGAGTCCAGAAAATCCAAAGACAATCCATACAGGGATTATTATATATGGCGCGAAGGAAGGAATAGAAAAGAGCCGAATAACTGGGGAAGCAATTTCGGCGGATCCGCCTGGGAGCTTGATGATAAAACAGGAGAATATTATTTGCATCTGTTTTCAAAGAAACAGCCAGATTTAAATTGGGATAATCCGGAACTAAGAAATGAAATATACAACATGATGACATGGTGGCTCGAAAAAGGCATTGATGGATTCAGAATGGATGTAGTCAACTTTATCTCCAAAGTGGAGGGACTTCCTAATGATGAACCGAAGCCTGGGAAGAAATATGCTTCAGGAAGCAAGTATTATCGAAACGGCCCAAGAATTCATGAATACCTGCGGGAGATGAATGAAAAGGCCTTATCGAAGTATGATGTTATGACTGTTGGCGAAATGCCCGGTGTGACTCCTGAGTGGGCCAGGCAATATACAGGGGAATCACGCAATGAATTAAATATGGTCTTTCAATTTGAACATGTTAGCCTGGATAACGGGCCAAATGGCAAATGGGATCTTAAGTCCCTTGATCTGTATGACTTAAAAACAAATTTGACAAAATGGCAAAATGAGCTGGATGAAGTTGGCTGGAACAGTCTTTACTTTAATAATCATGACCAGCCCCGCTCTGTTTCAAGATTCGGGAATGAAGGAGAGCATAGGGAAAAGTCGGCTAAGATGCTCGCAACATTGCTTCATATGATGAAGGGAACTCCTTATGTTTATCAGGGTGAAGAAATTGGAATGACGAATGTCCGTTTCTCAAGCATTGAAGAATACAGAGATATAGAAACACTTAATTTCTATAAAGATGCTCTTAACGATGGCTGGACAGAGGATAAGGCCCTTGAAAGCATCTATGCAAAAGGGCGTGACAACGCCCGGACACCGATGCAATGGGATTCATCAGAGCACGGAGGATTTACAGCTGGAACCCCATGGATAAAAGTAAATCCTAACTATAATGACATTAATGTGGAAAAGGCCATGAAAGATCCTGACTCTGTTTTTCATTACTATAAAAAGCTTATTGAACTTAGGAAGAAAAATGAAATTATTGTTTACGGCAAGTATAACCTGATACTTGATCATCATCCCGAAGTGTACACTTATACAAGAACATTGGGCAATCAGATCCTTCTTGTCTTGTGCAACTTCTATGGAGGGAACCCTGAAGTCGAACTCCCTGCAAACATCCAGAAAAAGAAATTTGAAACGCTGATTGGGAATTATCAAGATATACAAGTAAGCGGAACAATTAAGCTGCGCCCCTATGAAGCTCAGGTCCTTCTTTTTAACAGCTAA
- the treP gene encoding PTS system trehalose-specific EIIBC component — protein sequence MATNKESAEKIVGAIGGKDNIAAATHCVTRLRFALKDEGKVNKEKLENIDIVKGSFSTNGQFQVVIGQGLVDKVYKEMTEATGVGESSKEETKNAAAENLNPLQRGIKTLADIFIPILPAIVTAGLLMGINNIMTAPDIFFDDKSFVEVYTNWADLAGIINLIANTAFVFLPGLIGWSAVNRFGGSPLLGIVLGLMLVHPDLLNAWGYGSAEEVPKWNLFGLEIEKVGYQGQVLPVLFASYVLAKIEVFLRNRIPDAFQLLTVAPIALLITGFLSFIAIGPITFTIGSWITNGVVGIFDAVPALGGLIYGGLYAPLVITGMHHTFLAVDLQLIGSIGGTFLWPMVALSNIAQGSAAFAMMLLSKGNEKLKGLALTSSVSAWLGVTEPAMFGVNLRFKYPFFAAIIGSAIAGIFITINGVKAPSIGVGGLPAFFSIFAENWGAFFIGMGIALVVPFVLTLAFSKFKKAE from the coding sequence ATGGCTACAAATAAAGAGTCAGCAGAGAAAATTGTAGGAGCTATCGGGGGCAAGGATAATATCGCAGCTGCTACTCATTGTGTTACACGGCTGCGTTTTGCGTTAAAAGATGAAGGGAAAGTCAATAAAGAAAAACTCGAAAATATAGATATTGTGAAAGGTTCTTTTTCCACAAATGGACAATTCCAGGTAGTTATTGGACAAGGCCTCGTTGATAAAGTGTATAAAGAAATGACAGAAGCAACAGGAGTTGGCGAATCGTCAAAAGAAGAAACAAAAAATGCTGCTGCTGAAAACTTAAATCCATTGCAGCGCGGCATTAAAACACTTGCAGATATTTTTATTCCAATCCTCCCAGCTATCGTAACAGCTGGTTTGCTGATGGGGATCAACAATATTATGACCGCACCGGATATTTTCTTCGATGATAAGTCTTTTGTTGAAGTTTATACCAACTGGGCTGATCTGGCTGGCATCATTAACCTGATTGCCAATACAGCTTTCGTATTCCTTCCCGGTTTGATTGGATGGAGTGCTGTTAACCGGTTTGGCGGAAGTCCTCTTCTTGGTATTGTGCTGGGTTTAATGCTAGTGCACCCGGATCTATTAAATGCATGGGGCTATGGTTCAGCAGAAGAAGTTCCGAAGTGGAATTTATTCGGTCTTGAAATTGAAAAGGTAGGTTACCAGGGGCAGGTATTGCCTGTATTATTTGCTTCATACGTATTGGCTAAGATAGAAGTATTTCTGCGAAATAGAATTCCTGATGCTTTTCAGCTTCTGACTGTCGCACCGATCGCTTTACTGATCACTGGATTTCTTTCTTTTATTGCCATTGGACCAATTACATTTACGATCGGCAGCTGGATTACAAATGGGGTTGTCGGAATCTTTGATGCTGTTCCTGCCCTTGGAGGCCTGATATACGGAGGATTGTATGCCCCTCTCGTTATCACTGGTATGCATCATACGTTCCTGGCAGTTGATCTGCAGTTAATCGGCAGCATTGGCGGCACGTTTTTATGGCCGATGGTTGCATTGTCCAATATTGCACAGGGTTCCGCCGCTTTTGCCATGATGCTGTTAAGCAAAGGGAACGAAAAGCTGAAAGGGCTTGCGCTTACTTCGTCAGTATCAGCGTGGCTTGGCGTAACCGAACCGGCTATGTTCGGGGTGAATCTTCGCTTTAAGTACCCGTTCTTTGCAGCGATTATTGGGTCAGCAATTGCAGGAATCTTCATTACTATTAATGGAGTTAAGGCACCGTCAATAGGTGTCGGAGGCTTGCCGGCATTCTTCTCCATCTTTGCGGAAAACTGGGGTGCTTTCTTTATCGGAATGGGTATTGCACTTGTCGTACCGTTTGTATTGACTTTAGCTTTCTCGAAATTTAAAAAAGCAGAATAG
- the tatA gene encoding twin-arginine translocase TatA/TatE family subunit, producing MLSNIGIPGLILILVLALIIFGPKKLPEIGRAFGETLKEFKKSTRELTKDDDDDKRK from the coding sequence ATGTTATCCAACATCGGTATTCCAGGTTTAATTCTCATCCTGGTTCTGGCTCTGATTATTTTTGGCCCTAAGAAACTTCCTGAAATAGGGAGAGCGTTCGGGGAGACCTTAAAAGAATTTAAGAAATCTACCCGTGAACTCACAAAAGATGATGACGATGATAAAAGGAAATAA
- a CDS encoding NAD-dependent deacylase, translated as MLEKWLKESNYTVILTGAGMSTESGLPDFRSANNGLWNGKDPGKIASTEALNENVNEFIEFYRHRVIGLKECTPHQGHYILADWEKRDIIKSIITQNVDGFHGLAGSKKISELHGNLQKLHCQKCKKEFPSEGYLHGQFQCSCGGVLRPSVVLFGEMLPEEALDFAADETEKAELFIVLGSSLTVTPANQFPLIAKQNGAKLVIINMEPTDFDIYADEVIHDRKIGEVLDELDRAFK; from the coding sequence ATGCTTGAGAAATGGCTGAAGGAATCAAATTATACAGTAATATTAACTGGAGCAGGAATGTCGACGGAAAGCGGACTGCCTGATTTCAGGTCTGCCAATAATGGATTATGGAATGGGAAAGATCCTGGAAAAATAGCCAGTACAGAAGCATTAAATGAAAATGTGAACGAGTTTATAGAATTTTATCGGCACAGGGTAATCGGGCTTAAGGAGTGCACTCCCCATCAAGGGCACTATATTCTTGCAGATTGGGAAAAGAGAGATATTATTAAGAGCATTATCACCCAGAATGTGGATGGATTTCATGGACTGGCGGGAAGTAAAAAAATATCAGAGCTCCATGGGAATTTGCAGAAACTCCATTGCCAGAAATGTAAAAAAGAGTTCCCGAGCGAGGGGTATTTGCATGGACAATTCCAATGCAGTTGCGGGGGTGTGCTCCGTCCTTCAGTAGTTTTGTTTGGGGAAATGCTTCCTGAGGAGGCTTTAGATTTCGCAGCAGATGAAACTGAAAAGGCAGAACTTTTTATTGTTCTGGGATCATCCTTGACTGTAACACCTGCAAATCAGTTTCCGCTGATAGCCAAACAAAACGGAGCAAAACTAGTGATTATTAATATGGAGCCTACGGATTTCGACATTTATGCTGATGAAGTGATCCATGATCGCAAAATTGGTGAAGTGCTGGATGAACTTGATAGAGCCTTTAAATAG
- a CDS encoding YkvA family protein: MPEIETKDYKDGYKKFSSRAKRYADDPEKTKGLLRKATLKADKNKSSLSDIWEKFQLLIDLVKAWSKGDYRHISKKSIIFIIASILYFVSPIDLVPDFLIGMGILDDAAVLGFAVSQITGELEKFKIWKESRTIEMK, from the coding sequence ATGCCTGAAATAGAAACGAAAGATTATAAGGACGGCTATAAAAAATTTTCTTCCAGGGCCAAACGTTATGCGGACGATCCTGAAAAAACAAAAGGACTGCTAAGAAAGGCTACACTTAAAGCAGATAAAAACAAATCTTCATTAAGTGATATATGGGAAAAGTTTCAGCTTCTGATCGATTTAGTAAAAGCATGGTCTAAAGGCGATTACCGGCATATTTCAAAAAAGTCGATTATCTTTATTATTGCTTCCATCCTATACTTTGTTTCCCCTATAGACCTTGTTCCTGACTTTTTAATAGGAATGGGAATCTTAGATGATGCAGCAGTCCTTGGTTTTGCCGTTAGCCAAATTACAGGGGAACTTGAAAAATTCAAAATCTGGAAAGAGAGCAGGACCATTGAGATGAAATAA